From a region of the Myroides sp. JBRI-B21084 genome:
- the uvrA gene encoding excinuclease ABC subunit UvrA, whose translation MKKTDFSKIDPKKNIIIKGAHLHNLKHVDVVIPRNKMVVITGLSGSGKSSLAFDTLYAEGQRRYVESLSSYARQFLGRINKPKVEYIKGIAPAVAIEQKVNTTNARSTVGTSTEIYDYLKLLYARIGKTFSPISGNEVKKHTVTNVIDTVKNFTEESKWLLLAPVFEIEDRTIIDQLKIALQQGFARVFYKKETKRIDDFIEEFQSKKIKAQDIQLIIDRLVVRHDEDFYNRLSDAVDTAFFEGKGVLYLFELETEQLLEFNNKFELDGITFLEPNIHLFSFNNPYGACPKCDGFGTTIGIDEDLVVPNTGLSIYENAIFPWRGESMSWYRDQLVNNSHKFNFPIHKPYFELTTEQKQLVWEGNSHFTGLNHFFKDLEDNNYKIQNRVLLSRYRGKTICNACNGKRLRPETNYVKVANKTISDLVDLPIDELRAFFKTVQLNEFEAQVAKRLLLEINNRLQFLSDVGLNYLTINRRSATLSGGESQRINLATSLGSSLVGSMYILDEPSIGLHSRDSEKLIEVLKNLRDLGNTVIIVEHDEDVMKAADEIIDIGPEAGVLGGELVGQGTYTEILKQNTLTAKYLNGDLKIEVPKKRRAVKNYIEIKGARENNLKNIDVIFPLDCLTMVSGVSGSGKSTLVKKILYPALEKHLVGASEKPGQFNEILGSFSHIKHIEYVDQNPIGKSSRSNPISYIKAYDDIRDLFAKQKLSKMRNYQPKHFSFNVEGGRCEVCKGDGVVTIEMQFMADVHLECETCKGKRFKKEVLEVQFEGKNIFDVLNLTVDEAMTFFTTHNQEKIVQKIQPLQDVGLGYVALGQSSSTLSGGEAQRVKLATFLGKGAVKERALFIFDEPTTGLHFHDIQKLLQSFQALIEKGHSIIVIEHNLDMLKCADYIIDIGPEGGKNGGKVVATGTPEEIAKNKNSVTALYLKDKLKA comes from the coding sequence ATGAAAAAAACAGATTTTTCTAAAATCGATCCTAAAAAAAACATCATAATAAAAGGTGCGCATTTACATAACTTAAAACATGTTGATGTAGTTATACCGCGTAATAAAATGGTTGTAATAACAGGTTTATCTGGCTCTGGTAAATCTAGTTTAGCGTTTGATACATTGTATGCCGAAGGACAAAGACGATATGTTGAAAGTTTATCATCGTACGCGCGTCAATTTTTAGGGCGCATTAACAAACCTAAAGTTGAATATATTAAAGGAATTGCACCAGCAGTTGCTATAGAACAAAAAGTAAATACCACAAACGCACGTTCTACTGTAGGAACCTCAACCGAAATTTACGATTATTTAAAGCTATTGTATGCACGCATTGGCAAAACTTTTTCGCCTATTTCGGGCAACGAAGTAAAAAAACATACAGTTACCAATGTAATTGATACCGTAAAAAACTTTACTGAAGAATCGAAATGGTTGTTATTGGCTCCTGTTTTTGAAATTGAAGACCGAACCATAATCGATCAATTAAAAATTGCATTGCAACAAGGTTTTGCTAGGGTATTTTATAAAAAAGAAACCAAACGTATTGATGATTTTATAGAAGAATTTCAATCGAAAAAAATAAAAGCCCAAGACATACAGTTAATTATTGACCGTTTAGTTGTGAGGCACGATGAAGATTTTTACAACCGCTTGTCCGATGCTGTTGATACGGCTTTTTTTGAAGGAAAAGGTGTTTTGTATTTATTTGAATTAGAAACCGAACAATTGCTAGAATTTAACAATAAGTTTGAATTAGACGGCATAACCTTTTTAGAACCAAATATTCATTTATTTAGCTTTAACAACCCTTACGGAGCCTGCCCAAAATGCGATGGTTTTGGAACCACAATTGGTATTGACGAAGATTTGGTAGTGCCAAATACCGGTTTATCAATTTATGAAAATGCCATTTTTCCATGGCGTGGCGAAAGCATGTCATGGTACCGCGATCAGTTAGTTAATAATTCGCATAAATTTAATTTTCCTATTCACAAACCGTATTTTGAACTTACAACCGAACAAAAACAACTTGTTTGGGAAGGAAATTCGCACTTTACGGGTTTAAATCACTTTTTTAAAGATTTAGAAGATAATAATTACAAAATACAAAATCGTGTGCTGTTATCGCGTTATCGAGGTAAAACCATTTGCAATGCTTGTAATGGCAAACGCTTACGCCCCGAAACCAACTATGTAAAAGTTGCAAATAAAACCATTTCCGATTTGGTAGATTTACCAATTGATGAACTACGTGCCTTTTTTAAAACCGTGCAACTAAATGAATTTGAAGCCCAAGTTGCCAAACGATTATTGTTAGAAATTAACAACAGATTGCAATTTTTAAGCGACGTTGGTTTAAATTATTTAACTATAAACCGCAGATCGGCAACACTTTCGGGTGGTGAATCGCAACGCATTAATTTAGCAACATCGTTAGGAAGTAGTTTGGTTGGATCGATGTATATTTTAGACGAACCAAGTATTGGATTACACTCTCGCGATTCTGAAAAATTAATTGAAGTGTTAAAAAACCTTCGCGATTTAGGAAACACCGTAATTATTGTAGAACACGACGAAGATGTAATGAAAGCAGCCGATGAAATTATAGACATTGGCCCAGAAGCAGGCGTTTTAGGTGGCGAATTGGTTGGGCAAGGAACTTATACCGAAATTTTAAAACAAAACACCTTAACCGCAAAATACTTAAATGGCGATTTAAAAATTGAAGTTCCTAAAAAGCGCCGTGCTGTTAAAAATTATATTGAAATTAAAGGCGCGCGCGAAAACAATTTAAAAAACATTGATGTTATTTTCCCTTTAGATTGTTTAACTATGGTAAGCGGTGTATCGGGCAGTGGAAAATCTACATTAGTAAAAAAAATATTGTATCCCGCTTTAGAAAAACATTTAGTAGGTGCTAGTGAAAAACCAGGACAATTTAACGAAATTTTAGGTTCCTTTTCGCACATAAAACATATTGAATATGTTGATCAAAACCCAATTGGCAAAAGTTCGCGTTCTAACCCCATATCGTACATAAAAGCGTACGACGATATTCGCGATTTATTTGCTAAACAAAAACTATCAAAAATGCGCAATTACCAACCTAAACATTTTTCATTTAATGTAGAAGGCGGACGTTGCGAAGTTTGTAAAGGCGATGGTGTAGTTACTATTGAAATGCAATTTATGGCCGATGTACATTTAGAATGTGAAACCTGCAAAGGGAAACGTTTTAAAAAAGAAGTTTTAGAGGTACAGTTTGAAGGGAAAAACATTTTTGATGTATTGAATTTAACGGTTGATGAAGCCATGACGTTTTTCACTACGCATAATCAAGAAAAAATTGTTCAAAAAATACAACCGTTACAAGATGTAGGTTTAGGTTATGTAGCCTTAGGCCAATCATCGTCTACCCTATCAGGTGGCGAAGCCCAACGTGTTAAACTAGCTACTTTTTTAGGCAAAGGTGCTGTTAAAGAACGTGCCTTGTTTATTTTTGACGAACCTACAACAGGATTGCATTTTCACGATATTCAAAAATTACTGCAATCGTTTCAGGCGTTAATAGAAAAAGGACATTCTATTATTGTTATTGAACACAATTTAGATATGCTTAAATGTGCCGATTATATTATTGATATTGGCCCCGAAGGTGGTAAAAACGGCGGAAAAGTAGTTGCCACTGGCACACCTGAAGAAATTGCTAAAAATAAAAATTCGGTTACTGCGCTTTATTTAAAAGATAAATTAAAAGCATAA
- a CDS encoding T9SS type A sorting domain-containing protein, whose amino-acid sequence MVNITNAENMQVNQITVYTLAGKQVSTQAYNNLAEIQLNVEHLARGTYLLYLQTAQGTAVKQFIKK is encoded by the coding sequence GTGGTAAACATAACCAATGCAGAGAACATGCAGGTTAACCAAATTACGGTGTACACTTTAGCAGGTAAACAAGTAAGCACGCAAGCGTACAACAACCTAGCAGAAATACAACTCAACGTAGAGCATTTAGCAAGAGGTACGTATCTATTGTATTTACAAACCGCACAAGGTACAGCGGTTAAACAGTTTATAAAAAAGTAA
- a CDS encoding endonuclease III domain-containing protein encodes MTQKEKVAFVIDTLENLYPEVPIPLDHKDPYTLLIAVLLSAQCTDVRVNQITPKLFAIADNPYDMAKLTIEEIADIIRPCGLSPMKSKGIYGLSHILIDKYNGEVPADMSALESLPAVGHKTASVVMSQAFGVPAFPVDTHIHRLMYRWNLSSGKNVVQTENDAKRIFPEDKWNKLHLQMIWYGREYSPARGWKLEKDIITSKIAKKTMITELLKNHKQ; translated from the coding sequence ATGACTCAAAAAGAAAAAGTTGCTTTTGTAATAGATACATTAGAAAATTTGTATCCAGAAGTACCCATTCCATTAGACCATAAAGATCCTTACACACTTTTAATTGCCGTTTTATTATCGGCACAATGCACCGATGTTCGTGTAAACCAAATTACCCCCAAGTTATTTGCCATTGCCGACAATCCTTATGATATGGCTAAACTTACCATTGAAGAAATTGCAGATATTATTCGTCCATGTGGTTTAAGTCCAATGAAATCAAAGGGAATTTACGGATTAAGCCATATTTTAATAGATAAATACAACGGTGAAGTACCTGCGGATATGAGCGCTTTAGAAAGTTTACCTGCCGTTGGTCATAAAACAGCTTCGGTAGTAATGTCGCAAGCCTTTGGTGTACCTGCTTTTCCGGTAGACACGCACATACACCGATTGATGTATCGATGGAATTTAAGTTCAGGTAAAAATGTGGTACAGACAGAAAATGACGCCAAACGCATTTTTCCCGAAGACAAATGGAATAAATTACATTTACAAATGATTTGGTACGGACGTGAATATTCACCTGCACGAGGTTGGAAACTAGAAAAAGACATTATTACAAGCAAAATAGCTAAAAAAACAATGATAACAGAACTTTTAAAAAACCACAAACAATAA
- a CDS encoding VanW family protein, with amino-acid sequence MKNRKLISQRHPALYFIAVWLRRIKRTFEWYFDHKKYAKTKQTDELLYNVKKHQSLLIRKLGDGNDFLQLNKITNLKIALSKLNGVLIKPGETLSFCKVVGLPTKRKGYVLGMELSFGKARAGIGGGICQIANMMHWLALHSELEITQRSNHSFDPFPDEGRTLPFGSGAAIFYNYVDLQLTNRTKKTFQLNLWITEKHLEGTLKTNEPTNTSYHVFEKKHRFLKINDTFYRENEIWRNCIDKKTGNIIKTELIKKNFARVTYIPENFTESF; translated from the coding sequence TTGAAAAATCGAAAATTAATCAGTCAAAGACATCCTGCTTTATATTTTATTGCGGTTTGGTTACGGCGTATAAAGCGCACATTTGAATGGTATTTTGATCATAAAAAATATGCAAAGACAAAACAAACAGATGAACTTTTATATAATGTAAAAAAACATCAATCTTTATTGATAAGAAAATTAGGTGATGGAAACGACTTTTTACAACTTAATAAAATTACGAATTTAAAAATTGCTTTATCAAAATTAAATGGTGTTTTAATTAAACCTGGCGAAACACTATCATTTTGCAAAGTGGTTGGTTTACCTACTAAAAGGAAAGGGTATGTTTTAGGAATGGAACTTTCTTTTGGTAAAGCACGTGCAGGAATTGGGGGTGGCATTTGCCAAATTGCAAATATGATGCATTGGCTTGCTTTACATAGTGAACTAGAAATTACCCAACGTAGCAATCATTCTTTTGACCCTTTTCCAGATGAAGGCAGAACTTTACCTTTTGGTAGCGGCGCTGCTATTTTTTATAATTATGTTGATTTACAATTAACGAATCGCACAAAAAAAACGTTTCAATTAAACCTTTGGATTACCGAAAAACATTTAGAAGGAACATTAAAAACAAATGAACCAACAAATACATCATATCATGTATTTGAAAAAAAACATCGCTTTTTAAAAATAAACGACACTTTTTATAGAGAAAATGAAATTTGGCGGAATTGTATCGATAAAAAAACAGGGAATATTATTAAAACTGAATTAATTAAAAAAAATTTTGCCCGCGTTACTTACATCCCCGAAAATTTTACGGAATCTTTCTAA
- a CDS encoding T9SS type A sorting domain-containing protein — translation MKKYLFILTIMLCFNTAYSQVLYSENFDNFNWGYLGTDPTGKIPGQGGWLIKSNATQSNTFFTIVNEPNRGKVLDITAMSHAEGLYAIKTGIDQLISNRTPGNDVIKFEIDYFTGPKQPNPQSKSWIKLLRVGEIEGGAINPVYLCASITYKDSGIHTIGAAGMDGKNVLLPFNTWIKIITYLDYTNRKAYFEIPSLNIVHGSDFLTNVTSTNLIQDYKPATISLNTYFFETPDQPKVITRNKYDNIQITALKEVPPNVIALSTNEQLATKFNLYPNPATNVVNITNAENMQVNQITVYTLAGKQVSTQAYNNPTEIQLNVEHLASGTYLLYLQTAQGTAVKQFIKK, via the coding sequence ATGAAAAAATATTTATTTATTTTAACTATAATGTTGTGTTTTAATACTGCATATAGCCAAGTTTTGTACAGCGAAAACTTTGATAATTTTAATTGGGGCTATTTAGGTACCGACCCTACAGGTAAAATACCAGGGCAGGGAGGTTGGTTAATTAAATCAAATGCTACCCAATCAAACACATTTTTCACCATAGTAAACGAGCCTAATAGAGGTAAAGTGTTAGATATAACAGCTATGTCGCATGCTGAAGGTTTATATGCTATTAAAACCGGTATTGATCAATTAATTAGTAACCGTACCCCTGGTAACGATGTAATTAAATTTGAAATAGACTATTTTACAGGGCCTAAACAACCGAATCCACAGAGTAAATCTTGGATAAAATTGTTGCGAGTTGGTGAAATAGAAGGAGGAGCGATTAACCCTGTTTATTTATGTGCTTCAATTACTTATAAAGATTCAGGTATACATACAATTGGAGCTGCAGGTATGGATGGCAAGAACGTTTTGCTGCCTTTTAATACTTGGATAAAAATTATAACTTACTTAGATTATACCAATAGAAAAGCATACTTTGAAATTCCTTCATTAAATATTGTACACGGAAGCGATTTTTTAACAAATGTTACGTCAACCAATCTTATACAAGACTATAAGCCCGCTACTATTTCATTAAATACATATTTTTTTGAAACTCCAGACCAACCAAAAGTAATAACTCGAAATAAATACGATAACATACAAATAACAGCTTTAAAAGAAGTACCACCCAATGTAATAGCTTTAAGCACCAACGAGCAACTGGCTACAAAATTTAATTTGTACCCCAACCCAGCAACAAATGTGGTAAATATTACCAATGCAGAGAACATGCAGGTAAACCAAATTACGGTGTATACTTTAGCAGGTAAACAAGTAAGCACGCAAGCTTACAACAACCCAACAGAAATACAACTCAACGTAGAACATTTAGCAAGTGGTACGTATCTATTGTATTTACAAACCGCACAAGGTACAGCGGTTAAACAATTTATAAAAAAGTAA
- a CDS encoding sigma-70 family RNA polymerase sigma factor: MAKEILSDAVLVKQYASGNEWALAQLLQRHKSRIYSFIYSKVKDRDLSDDIFQDTFIKVINTIKKESYNEEGKFLPWVMRIAHNLIIDHFRKVSKVKFQRDQEEYSIFAKMIDSDLNIESQMINTQLEDDLHLLVLKLPEDQQEIIRLRLYDDLSFKEIAELNGISINTALGRMRYAIINLRKLLASKQIILND; the protein is encoded by the coding sequence ATGGCAAAAGAAATTTTGTCAGATGCCGTGTTAGTTAAACAATACGCATCTGGAAACGAATGGGCTTTGGCACAATTATTACAACGCCACAAATCACGTATATACAGTTTTATTTATTCTAAAGTAAAAGATAGAGATTTATCTGACGATATTTTTCAGGATACCTTTATTAAAGTAATTAATACCATTAAAAAAGAAAGTTATAACGAAGAAGGTAAGTTTTTACCTTGGGTAATGCGTATTGCACACAACTTAATTATTGATCATTTTAGAAAAGTTTCTAAAGTAAAGTTTCAACGCGATCAAGAAGAGTATTCTATTTTTGCCAAAATGATTGATTCTGACTTAAATATTGAATCACAAATGATTAATACGCAATTAGAAGATGATTTGCATCTTTTGGTTTTAAAATTACCTGAAGATCAGCAAGAAATTATACGTTTGCGTTTGTACGATGATTTATCGTTTAAAGAAATTGCCGAATTAAACGGTATAAGTATTAACACGGCTTTAGGTAGAATGCGATATGCAATTATTAATTTGCGTAAATTATTAGCAAGTAAACAAATTATTTTAAACGATTAA
- a CDS encoding cytochrome-c peroxidase, giving the protein MKKIIAIICICLLFIQCKNNIYETNSEIKVQQHIVNNLNKLSKELQNLENLVTTNTSSKTLQNQFLKCRLIYKNTEWATEYYLPQSSKFLNGPALDHLDLDENKFLEAQGFQVLEELLYPEFDIKQKTEIIKQIRIIDNLVRAGKTNITAINPTKEQIFDALRLGVFKITTLGITGFDTPVSNLLFPESQAALKGIEEVLEIYKTEFKGINSYLTVIKLTKNAQKSISKNTDKNNFNYLAYIVNYLDPISKNLHKLQVKANIPFVKRVSMLKSNASSLFSENVFDVNAVAVDENVNEAKTKLGEKLFYDKNLSKNNSRSCASCHKPEKAFTDGLKVATNLQGKPMVRNTPSLNYAGFYHGQFWDMRQSNIESLTTTVIQNKDEMHGNMSQIIKIIQKNSLYAKKLKEIYKTNEIKEWHIQNALASYVRSLSTFSSKFDQYMRGNKNALSKLETKGFNVFVGKAKCATCHFIPLFNGTVPPRFSSSEQEVLGVPKDINITKLDTDLGRYLYNTDLQQLKNSFKTVSIRNIEKTAPYMHNGVFETLEQVIDFYDKGGGLGFKLPVTNQTLPQDKLNLTKLEQSALIAFIKTLNDQY; this is encoded by the coding sequence ATGAAAAAAATAATAGCTATTATATGTATTTGTTTGTTATTCATTCAATGTAAAAACAACATCTATGAAACAAATTCTGAAATTAAAGTACAACAACATATTGTAAATAATTTAAATAAACTTTCTAAAGAATTACAAAATTTAGAAAATTTAGTAACAACAAACACATCAAGCAAAACATTACAAAATCAATTCTTAAAATGTAGATTGATTTACAAAAATACCGAATGGGCAACAGAATACTATCTACCGCAATCATCAAAATTTTTAAATGGCCCTGCATTGGATCATTTAGATCTTGATGAAAATAAATTTTTAGAAGCGCAAGGTTTTCAGGTTTTAGAAGAATTGTTGTACCCTGAATTCGATATCAAACAAAAAACCGAAATAATTAAACAAATTCGTATAATTGACAATTTAGTTCGTGCTGGTAAAACAAACATCACAGCCATTAATCCAACAAAAGAACAAATTTTTGATGCGTTGCGTTTAGGTGTTTTTAAAATTACAACTTTAGGTATAACTGGTTTTGATACGCCTGTAAGTAATTTATTATTTCCTGAATCACAAGCTGCTTTAAAAGGTATTGAAGAAGTTTTGGAAATATATAAAACCGAATTTAAAGGTATCAATTCCTATCTTACGGTAATTAAATTAACAAAAAATGCACAAAAAAGCATCTCTAAAAATACAGATAAGAATAATTTTAATTACTTGGCGTATATAGTAAACTATTTAGATCCTATTTCCAAAAACCTTCACAAATTACAAGTTAAAGCCAATATTCCTTTTGTTAAACGAGTTAGTATGTTAAAATCTAACGCTTCGTCGTTATTTTCAGAAAATGTTTTTGATGTAAATGCTGTGGCAGTTGATGAAAATGTAAATGAAGCTAAAACAAAATTGGGTGAAAAATTATTTTATGATAAAAATTTATCAAAAAATAATTCAAGAAGTTGCGCTAGTTGTCATAAACCAGAAAAAGCTTTTACCGATGGTTTAAAAGTAGCTACTAATTTGCAAGGCAAACCAATGGTTCGCAATACACCATCCTTAAATTATGCTGGTTTTTATCATGGTCAGTTTTGGGACATGCGCCAATCAAATATAGAGTCGCTTACAACAACTGTAATACAAAATAAAGATGAAATGCATGGAAATATGTCACAAATCATCAAAATAATCCAAAAAAACTCACTATACGCCAAAAAACTCAAAGAAATATACAAAACAAATGAAATTAAAGAATGGCATATTCAAAATGCTCTTGCAAGTTATGTACGTTCATTAAGCACATTTTCTTCTAAGTTTGATCAGTATATGCGCGGAAATAAAAATGCGTTATCAAAATTAGAGACCAAAGGGTTTAATGTATTTGTTGGAAAAGCAAAATGTGCTACTTGCCATTTCATCCCACTCTTTAATGGAACTGTTCCTCCAAGATTTTCATCTTCTGAGCAAGAAGTTTTGGGTGTACCTAAAGACATCAATATCACAAAATTAGATACGGATTTAGGCAGATATTTATACAACACCGATTTACAACAGCTAAAAAATTCATTCAAAACTGTCAGCATTCGTAATATAGAAAAAACAGCTCCTTATATGCATAATGGTGTTTTTGAAACCTTGGAACAAGTGATTGATTTTTATGATAAAGGAGGTGGTTTAGGTTTTAAATTACCTGTTACAAACCAAACATTACCACAAGATAAACTCAATTTAACTAAACTCGAACAAAGTGCTTTAATTGCGTTTATAAAAACTTTAAACGATCAATACTAA
- the bcp gene encoding thioredoxin-dependent thiol peroxidase — translation MTTLQIGDKAPDFSCIDQNNNLIQLTNFKGKKIVLFFYPKASTPGCTAQACDLQNNLDRFIAQNYQVIGVSADSQKRQLNFSIKNNLQYPLLADEKMQIIKTYGVWGPKKFMGREYDGIHRTTFIINENGIIENIIQKVKTKEHTQQIL, via the coding sequence ATGACAACATTACAGATTGGCGATAAAGCACCTGATTTTTCTTGTATCGATCAAAACAATAACCTAATTCAATTAACCAATTTTAAAGGTAAAAAGATAGTTTTATTTTTTTATCCTAAAGCATCAACACCTGGCTGTACAGCACAAGCTTGCGATTTACAAAATAATTTAGATCGGTTTATAGCACAAAATTATCAAGTAATAGGGGTAAGTGCCGATTCGCAAAAACGTCAATTAAATTTCTCTATCAAAAATAACTTACAATATCCGTTGTTAGCCGATGAAAAAATGCAAATTATAAAAACCTACGGTGTTTGGGGTCCTAAAAAGTTCATGGGGCGCGAGTACGATGGTATTCACCGAACTACTTTTATAATTAATGAAAACGGAATTATTGAAAATATTATTCAAAAAGTAAAAACCAAAGAACATACACAGCAAATTTTATAA